Below is a genomic region from Mucilaginibacter auburnensis.
AATCTTTAAAGCATTACAAATCAGAATCTTTAATAAAAAATCGTTTCAAACCGTTTCACATATTCAATGAGACGATGAACCGGCGCTATCAGCATTACAATGTAATATTCCCACACCTCACCAAAAATGAGTAACTCTATCTCCACAATCTGCAAACTATAATCCTACCTTTGTGGTGTATTTATAACACTAAGCATACAACCATGAACAACATAAAATCTGCTTTAATAACCGGCGCAAGTGCAGGCATAGGCCTTGATTTGACCAAAAAACTGTTAGCCGAAGGTATAACCGTTATCGCGGTAACCCGCTCGGGCGAGATCTTGGATTATTCGCATCTCGAACTGACCGTTTTAAAAGGTGACATCAGCAACGAGGAAAGCATTAAAAGTGTAGCGCAACAGGTAAGCCAAATGGGCATTACCATTGATTGCCTGATCAACAACGCCGGTGTTGGGGTTGATTTTGATACCGAAGTGCCAACTGCTGCCGCGCTTAACGCCAGCTTTGCCACCAATACCACAGGTACCGCCTTGTTTACCGAGGCTTTGTTGCCTAATATTGCCGATGGCGGACAGATACTGTTTCTGTCAACCATTATGTCGTTATTGCGCGCGGCCTCGGCTGATAGTCCTGCTTACCGCATGTCAAAAGCGGCTTTAAATATGTACGTGGTAATGTTGAGTCAGCGGTTGAGCAAACGCGGCATTCGTGTAACGGCCCTGCACCCCGGCTGGGTACAAACCCGCATGGGCGGCGATAAAGCGCCAACCACCATTGAGCAATCTGTAAACGGTATTTATAAGGCTATTACCGAAAATACCGAAACAGGTAAATTCTGGAATGTTGATTCGGCAGGGATAGAAAATTACTAAGGAGAGCGCATTGAAGAAAAGTTTATTCCCGCTGCTGTTGGGCGGTTTGGCCATTGGCACAACAGAATTTGTAATGATGGGCCTCCTGCCCGACATTGCCGCTAACCTTAACATCAGCATACCCGTTGCAGGGCACCTCATATCATCATACGCTTTGGGTGTGGTAGTAGGAGCGCCCTTGCTGGTTATGATAGGCGGCAGTTATCCGCCAAAAAAAATATTGCTGGGCCTGATGGTAATGTTCACGGTGTTCAATACGGCATCGGCTTTTGCGCCTAACAATCTTATGCTGCTTATTGCCCGCTTTTTTGCAGGCTTGCCGCATGGTGCTTTCTTTGGCGTAGGCGCGGTAGTAGCCAGCAGATTGGCTGAACCGGGCAAGCAGGCGCAGGCCATATCGGTAATGTTTGCGGGCTTGACCATTGCCAATTTGGCTATGGTACCCGTTGCTACCTGGGTGGGGCATAATTATTTATGGCGATACACTTTTGGCATAGTAGCGTTGATAGGCATCATCACCCTGTTATTTTTATACCTGTGGATGCCTGCCCTGCCTGCCAACCGCACAGGCAACGCCCGCTCAGAACTGCAAATATTTAAAAGCACCGAAACCTGGCTCATTATACTCATAACTGCCATTGGTACCAGCGGTCTGTTTTGCTGGATAAGCTACATAGCTCCGCTCATGACGGAAGTTTCCGGCTTTAAAAGCGCTAACGTATCGTACATTTTGGTACTGGCCGGTTTTGGCATGGTGGTGGGCAACATTATTGGCGGCAGACTGGCAGACAAATTCCGACCGGTTATAGCTACCGCCTGGCTGCTTGCGGCGATGGCTGTAACGCTATTATGCATCTTCCTGTTTTCGGGTAATCAAATTTTGTCGCTGCTGCTAACGTTTGTTGCCGGGGCATTATCCATTGCCCTTGCCGCCCCCATACAAATACTCATGATCAATACCTCCAAAGGCGCCGAAATGTTAGGCGCTGGTATAACGCAGGCCGCATTTAACACGGGCAATGCCTGGGGCGCGTTTATTGGTGGCATACCTATAAGCATGGGGCTGGGTTTTAACTGGCCATCATTAGTGGGGATGTTAATGGCGATATTAGGGGTTGGATTTACATGGGTGTTGATAAGGCGTAGCACGAAGGTTGCTGTTTAATGTAAGCCTACCTGCCATATTGTATTTCGAACTTTGATTTGGCACCTGTGTTGGTATTGATTTCTGTATGCAGCAAGTATAATTCGTCTTTAGTCAACTTATTAACCATTATTTTGATATCGTTAACCATTAAATAAAGGTCTACAGCATTATAAGTCCAATACTTGGTTCTGGTAGGAGAGTCGGCTTCAATAAACTCACCGTTTTCTTTAAATTCTATCCAGCCATCCGCAGCAGTTGGTACTATAGTTTGCTCAACGGGTTCTAATAAAACTATTTTTTTTGCGTACCACTTGCCAAGCAGCAGATTTTCTTTTTTTTCATCCGTCTTTTTACAGCTGGAACATGTAACAATTAATAACAGCAGAATTTGTAGAATTTTTTTCATTATGATAAAATTTAGTCTTGCTAATATACTAAAATGAACTATACTTTTAACTGTGATGCTTCTGAAATGCTTGATAATCTACACATTCAAACTGGGGCTTAATTGTTGAAAATAACTCCTATCTTCACATCACATCAGTAAAAAGCTGGTACCACCTTTTACAATTTATCTATGTCAAACATAAGCCTTATAATTGAAGAGCGGGCCGCCAGTATTGGCAACTTTTTGGTTGGCCGCCTACTACCATTTCGCGAAAAACGCATGGTTGGTCCGTTTATATTTATTGACCATATGGGGCCGGTAAAGCTCAACGAGCGCCAGAGTTTTGATGTACTTCCCCATCCGCATATAGGGCTTTCAACCCTCACCTACTTGTTCGAAGGCAGCATCATGCACCGCGATACCTTAGGTACTGTTGCCGAGATAACCCCCGGCGCCGTAAACTGGATGACCGCCGGCAAAGGCATTGTACACTCTGAACGTATTCCTGAAGAAAAACACCACGCAGAGCAGATACTTCACGGCCTGCAAATTTGGGTTGCCCTGCCAAAGGAACTCGAACAAATGGACCCGGAGTTTTTCCATATTGAAGCGGCTCAGTTGCCGGCATGGACTTCCGATGGCCTTCAGTTTAAACTGATTGCCGGGGAAGCATTCGGCCGTAAATCTCCTGTACCTGTTTACAGTAAGCTGTTCATGATCGAGATCAAAAGCGAACCCGAACAAACCATTAACATCAGCAATGAACTTTATGGCGAAGTGGCGCTTTATATTTTAGATGGGAGCGTTGAAAATGAAGGACACACTTATCAGCCCAAACAATTGCTAATAGCTAAGGATAGTTCATTATGCCATTTCACTATGGCACCACAAAGTACAGTCTACATTTTCGGCGGCGAACCTTTTGCAGAGCAGCGCTTTATAGACTGGAATTTTGTTGCTACCGATAAAGAGCTCATCAACATTGCCAAACAAAAATGGATAGCCCAAGAGTTTGACAAAATACCCGGCGAAGAAAACGAATTTGTACCCTACCCAACCATCAACAAAAAATAACATGACGAGCATTAAAGCCAGCATACGCACCGAACTTTACCGAATAGAACTTAAATCGCCTACAGGCAATATTGTTATCGCCGACGAGCCTATAGACAAAGGCGGACAGGATAAAGGTTTTAACCCTAAAGAATTGCTGGCAGCCTCATTAGCTGCCTGCACCTGTGCTACAGTACGCATGTATGCCGACCGCAAAGCGTGGCCGCTTGAAAATGTTTATGCTGATGTTGAGTTGCTTGAGGAAGATGGGCAGACCAAATTTATCAGAAAGATACAATTTACCGGTGATCTGGATGAGGAGCAACGTGCAAGGTTGTTAGTGGTTGCCAATGCATGCCCGCTGCACAAAATACTTACGCATAGCATTGTTATTGAAACTACGGTAGTGTAATACTAATACTATGCCCATTCAGGCGCCAAGGCTTTAGTGTAACCGCTTTTTCCTATTTTAGCAACGAGTTAAAACCAGCATGCCTTAGGGTGTGTTGTGCATGTTGTATATGATCATCAAATCAAAGCCGTTAAAACCGTTTTTTTTTAACTGCGGACAGTTTTTAATTGGCGCGCTGCTTAAGCGCCGGTTTAACAAGCTCGTTATCCGTCCGGTTGATATTAAGCCGGGGCACTCGTACATTTTAATGTGCAACCACTTTAGCTTTCTGGATGGGTTTCTGGCGTTTTACCTGTGCGGCAAGGTTTTATGGAAACCAGGACTTATGCGTAGACTCTACATCATGTCGGTTAAAAAACAAATGGAGAAAAACCCATGGCTGCGTTATTGTGGAAGTTTTTCGGTTGAGCCGGGCAAGTTTTCTATGTTAGAGAGTTTTGACTTTATAGGCGAGAAACTATCTGAGCCGGGTAATTTGTTCCTTTACTTCCCCCAAGGAAATTTAGAAAGCATGCACATCCCTGATATTGAGTTTCAGGATGGCATTAACGAGGTGGTGCAACGGGTAAAAGGAAAATGCCAGTTGCTATGGTGTAGTACGGTGGTAGAGTATTTTGAAAGCTCCAAACCATCTGTATATTTTGATATGCTGGATTGCGGTACTGTTGAAGAATACAACTTTAAGCAACTGGTTGAAAAGGTAAACACCCACCACAAACAAGCGCTTCAAAGCCAAATCAGGTTCACCTGTAAACGAGCGGTAACGAGCAACGCTTAGTCCGCTTTTATACGTGTAAGGCCATCTTTGGCCTGGTTGTCAATGCTGTTTTGATACTCATGATTCTTCATTGACAACGCCAATCTGAAAAACTCTTCCGCCTTCTTTAAATCGCGTTTTTGCTCATAGATCAACCCGCTTAACAACGCCGCGTTGGCAGCATAATAATACGACGTAGTTTTACCCATATTAATAGCACGCAGGTAATTAGCTAAAGCTGCTGTATCATTCTCCAAAGCATCATACGTACGACCAAAGCGATAATAATATTCGGTTTTATCGCGTACAATTTTAAGTTCGTTGAATGATTTACCCTTCAGCATGGCAAGCGCTTTATCATAATATCCGCCATCAAAATAAAAGCGGGCACGTAGCATATCTTCATCAGGCATGGCATCATTAGCTTCCTTCAACGCCTCTTTATCTTTTTCATCGGCAGTACTGCCTTTAGTTCGCACCATGTTAAGATAGGATTTGTAGTCGTCCATATCTTTTTTAAATAAAGCGCAGTACGCCACCTTCAGGTACGCCTCTTTTATAAATTGGTCTCCCCTGTTCTCACTAATGAATTTCAAAAAGTACTTATCGGCATCACGGTCCATGCGGCACAGTTTGGCGTTGGCCAGCCAGTAAGTTACAACCGGCATATCCAAATACTCACTGGTTTGGGGCGCATCCGAAAAATACTTTACAGCAGCATCGACATGCGCAGTTTTGAAAGAAATATACCCTTGCAAATAATTCTTCAACAAGCTTCTGTCGCTCATATCAGCAGCCATGCCCATCAACTCGGTGTAGTTATCCTTTCTTTTTAAGATGTCAATATCAGTTAACGCGATCAGGAATGTCACCTCATCTTTATAAATGCTGTAAGGCGTACCGTCCAGTTGACCTCGCAATCTCCTGAGTTGTTTTAACCCGGCCTGCAGATCTCCCTTCATGCCAAAAAATCCTATCAGACTTTTATAATTAGGTGGAATTGCACCAAACAGCAAGTTAACCCAGGCTATGCTTTTTTGGTTGGGCAAAAAATTGGGGTATTTCTCGTTGTTTTTGGCCAGCAGCTTGCGCCCCTTGTTTACATCCATTACGGATGAGGAATAATCGCCGAACTTGGCCTTTAATACGCCCCATTGTATATAAACGTCGGCCTGGGCAAACAGGTAAAAAGGCGAGTTGGAATCGTTATCCTCCAAAGCATCCAAACGCGCCGAGCGGCGGTCTTTAAACTTTTGGTAATCGGCTTTGTTGCTTGACATTAACAGTTGGAAATAATCCATATAATTTTCAAGCAGTACGGTTATTCCATTATCCGGATTGGTGCGTTTCTCTTCGGCTATCAATCTTTTAGCTTCTGGAAAGCGCAATTCAAATATGGCTTTAAACGCGGCAGATGAGTTTTGATCTAAAGTAAAATCGGCCTTGGCGGGTTGGTAAAGTCCTAAAACAAGAAAAAAAAGCAACACGTATTTATAAACCATCCGTCAAAGGTATTTTTATTTAAACAAAATAAGTAAACCATTTATTGCCCGGGGAGTTTGGCAAAAGTTCATTAAATACGTTTAGTAAATGTCATTGAGCTTAACCCGGTAGCTCAAAGCACAAACTGGTACCCTGATCGAGTTTGCTTTCTGCCCATATATTACCATTATACTTTTCTATAAGGTCCTTACAGAATAGCAAACCCATGCCTGTGCCGGTCTCATTCTCTGTCCCCGGCAAGCTATTAACACGACTTTTAAATAAACTGACCAGATGTTGCTCGCTAATGCCTACGCCATTATCTTTTATGCAGAAATAAGTTCTGGCACCTTTTGTACCTGCAGAAATTTCTATTGTTCCACCACGATTGGAGAACTTAATAGCATTGGTCAAGAAGTTATGGATCACTATCCGTATAGAATTGGGCTCTGCAAAAGCTTGCACTTCAGCCTCAACTTTAACTACCACCTTTACATCCTTCTGTTGTATTTTATCGCTTAGGTGCAACAGTTCTTTTTCAACAAGTTCGGCTAATTTAAAAACCTTCACAGCACCCTGCCTGCTATCAACCTGGCTATTTATCCATGATAAAAGGGTATCCAAAAAGTCGGATGTTTGTTCCAGTTTGCCAAAAACTGTGGGCGTCATGGTAATAAACTCTTCGTTACTAATGCTTTTATCTATCAACAAATTAAATAACCCTCTCAATGTGCTTATAGGCGCTCTCAGATCATGCGCAAGCACGCCTATTAATCTGTCTTTTAGCAGGTTCAATTCATTCAATTTTTCTGACTGACGATTGATATCTGCCTGTTGCAATAAAATCTCGTCATTTTTTTGCTGAAGCACAACATTAATAGCCTTCTGTTTACGGCGGCCCCGATAATAAATGCCGGCCATTACAGCCACAACTATGGTAGTTGCGGCGCCAACCACATTTATTTGCCGCTGCCGGGCAAGCTTCTTGTTGTAAGCCACTTCTTTTTTATACTCGCGGGCAGCAATCTCTTTTTGTTGTTTTGCAAACTCAATTTCCAGGTTATAAAAGGCTATTTTCTGAACACTTTCGCTATGTTTTAACCTACCACGTAACTCAGAATAAGCTAACATTTTGTTATAAGCCTCTTCAAAACGTTTAAGGCCGGCCAAAGCTATGCTTGTTTGCTGCATAGCACTTGACTTTATGTTTAAACTACCAATGGAACGTGCCGTATTTTCGGCCTGAAGCGCGTAATTGTATGCTGCTCTAAAATCCTTTTTTTTATTGAAAGCCTGCGCTAAACCCCAATAGGCCTTTGCTTTATTATACTCAATTTTACTACGCGCGGCCGATTGTAACGACCTGTTGAAGTAAGTAATAGCCGAATCTATATCGCCGGTGCGTAACTTGTACAATCCAAAATCATAAGCTATTAAACTTATACCGTCGGGGTCATTCATTTCATTAAAATTCAATCTGGCGTAGTTGAGGTGTGGTAAGGCTTCCTTGTATTTACCCTGATCAAGCAACACTTCGCCAATATTCTCATGTATTACGCCAACACCTTGTGTATCTTCCATTCGGGTCCATATATCAAGAGACTTTTTGTAGTAGTTTAAGGCTTTTGAGTAGAGTTCCAATTCGTGCATAATGATGCCAATGTTGCAATACTGGTCGGCCGCGCCTAACTCATCTTTAATTTTGATATTGATGATGAGCGCCTTAAAATAATTATCAAGCGCTTTGGAGTAGTCGCCCCTGTTATCATAAGTTATTCCTATGTAATTGTAGCATTCGGCTGCGTCGGTTTGATTGCGAGATTGAAGCGCAATTTTTAAAGCTTTGTTGTAAAAACCTATGGCCTCATCGTAATTCCCCAAATAATCTTCAACACTCCCCATGCCGGTGTAACAGTTAAACACACCATGGGCAAACCCAATTTTGTTGTAGATCTTTAACGCGTGCTGGTATAACTTTTTTGCGTTGATGTAATTGCCAACAAAAGCCTCAACAGAGGCTACCTGTACGCTGCCATCGGCAATACCTTTAGGGTCTTTTATTTTTGTGGCTAATTTTACGCCCAACTCTCCGTAATACTTTGTACTGTCGGGATTTGATTCAAAGTACTCATGCGCCAAGTCAGTAATACGACGTATGGTTATGGTATCAGCTATTTTTAGGGAATTCTTTACGGCAGGCGATACCAGTTTTTTTAAACTATCTGTTGCAGGGTTCAGCGAATTGGCTGAAGCAACAGAACATAGCATGCTTAAAAAAGCAAATAGGGTATAAAGGGGTTTCAACCTGCTATCAGTCAATAATTATTGTCAAACTAATATAAACGTTATACGTCACTTTACACATTAAGTTGTTAAGAAAAAAACCGCTTTTAAAGCGGTTTCTATAACAGGTACACTAATAAATTTAAGTATGTTTTTTAAGACTAAATGCCCAATACCTGTTTTAATTTGGCATAGCCGGTTTTGCTTACCGGTATTTTAGCGCCAGATTTTAGTATGGCCAGGTGGCTGTCCTTCTCATAAGGGTCTATTCGGGTTATTTCCTGAACACTTAATATATAAGAGCGATGTACCCTTACAAAGTGACGAGGGTCAAGCGTTTGCTCAAAAAAGCTCATGGTTTTATTTTTCAGGAACGAGCCTTCATGCGTAAAAACGCTTACATAATCATCATCGGCCTGCAGGTATAAAACATCGGCCACCGGAATGATCTTTACCTTGGTACCTGTTTTAACTACAATACGCTCATGTTGCTGCGGAGAGTGAGATGCGGTTTCGAGCAGGTTTTCGGTTGGTTTGGGGGCCGCCGGTGCAATTGCGGCCTGCGACAGGTATTTTTCAACCGCTTTGGTAAATCGTTCCTTGCTGAAAGGTTTTAGCAGGTAGTCAACCGCGTGCGCTTCAAACGCTTTTATGGCATATTCATCAAAAGCAGTAGTAAATATTACAGCCGGGGCATCGTCAACCAGCTCTAACATTTCAAAGCCGTTTATTTTTGGCATCTGTACGTCAAGAAAAACCAGATCTGGCTTGTGTTGCTGTATAGCCTTTAACCCTTCAAAACCGTCGCCACACTCCTGCAAAACCTCAATTTGCGGAAAGTCCAGCAAATATTCCTGCACCACCATGCGGGCCAATGGTTCATCGTCTATAAGTAAAGCTCGGGTCATAACTGCGGTATTTTTATAATGGTTGTAAATATATTATCATTTGCGTGTGTTTCCATCAAATCATTACGTGCAAATAATAAATATAAACGCCGCTGTACCCCACTTAAGCCAAAACCTGTGCCCTGCCGCGGTCTGGATGTTTTAGGATCGAAAGGATTTTGTACAATAAGTTCCAGATAATTGCCGTCAAGCTCAGCACGTATGCTTACCACTACTTCATCAGTGGTATCGTACAAACCAAACTTTATGGCGTTTTCAACCAATGGCTGCAACAGCATGGCCGGCATTATGCAATCGTTGCAATTTACATCGCAGCTTATCTCGGTTTTTAACCTGTGCCCAAACCTCACCTTTTCAATTTCAAGGTAGAGGTTAAGGTGCTGCAACTCTTCATTCAGTGTAACCTGCTGCTGATCGTCTTTGCGTAAAGTTCCCCTCAAAAAGTCTGATAACTGATGTATCATTTTACGGGCCTGTTCCGGCTTAAAGCCAATGAGCGCGTTAATTGAGTTTAAACTATTGAACAAAAAGTGCGGTTGCAACTGCTGTCTCAAATTGTAAAGTTCAGCTTCGCGGGCTAATCTCTCGGCCTCGGTTTTACGCCTTTCATTCTCTTTCTGATCTTGTTGGGTATACCATATCATACTGATCATGGCCATCCAGCCTATAGCTAAAAAATCAGTAAAAAACCTGATCACTACTGATTGGCTCATCAGTGTGGCATAAGCCTCGGTGCTATCTAAAAACGGCAGTATGTAGCGGCTTCCGGCTGTACATGCAACTGCTAAAGCTATACACCATATCAGTATATTAATATAGCTGCCTTTACCGGGCTGGTAGTACCTCAGGTTGTTGTTAATTAACCAACAGGCCGCTGCTAATAACGTGGTACTTACCAAACCATCTGCCAGGGCTATAAACCAGGGAAAGCCAAAACTATGGATGATGTAGCTTTGTAAACCTGCCCAGGCTAAGCCGCAAATGGCAAAGGCACTGCTCAGTTTTGAAAAGGTAGATATATTTGATGGTGCCGCCAAAACAATACTATTATATTATTTAATATGATTGAGATATGGGGTAATTAATAGCTGCGGATATCTACGCCTGCAAATATAGATGTTCCTTTAACTACTAAAATTTTATTAGCGTCCTGAGGGATGGTATTGCGTACACGTTTATCATCAAACCCGGCAAACACAGCGGCTACGTCTGATACTACTGTCCAATGTGCGGGCACTATCATTTTTACGCCACCAAATACTTGTGTCACATCAATATATACGCGTCCGCTTATATCTGCTTGTGTAAAATCAATTTCGGCACCGCCAAAAACGTTTACAATCTCGCCACCTTGAAAATTCTTTGAATAAATGGTTTTTTTAACGCTGCCGAATATGGCTACAGCATCTAAATGTTCATCGCCGGCATAAAAAGGCTGGCCCTGAGGATTTACGAAACCCGGTTCGGCGTCGGCATTAAAGTCTGCTATCGGTTCTTTTGCCGCTGAAGGCTGATCAACATTAAAATCGTATTTACTGTTTTCCCATTTACTTTTCCAGGCATGCTTATCCCAAGTGGCAGCTTTCTTATTACGACGCAGTATCATCCAAACGCCAACAATTATTAGTATAGCCGGCCAAACAATATCGCTGGAGTCAAAACCCGGAAAAATTTCGCCAAGCAGCGTAATGCAACCAAATGAGATAACTAATAACCAAATGGGTTTTTTAAAGTTGCTGTTTGCGCCAAAATATAAACCCGCGCCTATGATCCACATGGGGCCGCTAAATATCCAATGAGGAAAAAAGAAAAGGTCAAGTTGTTTTAAAAGTAGAATTGCGCCTAAAGCCAGCAGTATTACGCCGCCTACCACTTTCCCTTTACCGGGACCGTTTTGGCTATGTATGTTAGTGTTGGTATCCATGACTTAAATTATTATTGTTACTCAAAAGTAACGCTCTAATATAGGCAGCCAAAACTAAAAAAGGCCATTAAGCGGCAAGAACTCGGTAAAAAGGGTGAATATGTCGGTGAAAAAATTCCTACAACGCAGGCTCCTGCTGACTCAAGCAATGGAAGCTACCCAAACCCCAAATAATATCGGTTGAATCAATGCCGATCACCTTCCGGTCAGGGAAGCATTTGGTTAGTATATCCAGCGCTTTATCGTCATTAGCACAACGGTAAGTTGGTACTACAACAGCCGCGTTGCCAATGTAAAAATTTGCGTATGATGCAGGCAAACGCATGTCATCATAAACCACCGCATCAGGCATTGGTAGCTCAATTATGTTCAACTGCTTACCATTGAGCAAACGCATGGTTTTAAGGGTTTGAAGGTTCTCTTGCAGCAGGTGATAGTTATCGTCGTTCTTGTTCTCTTCAACTACCGTAACAACGGTATCCTCGTTTACAAAACGGGTAATATCATCAATGTGACCATCGGTGTCATCGCCAACTATACCATCACCCAGCCAAAGTATCTGCTCCGCGCCATAGTAGTTGCGCAGGTATTCTTCTATCTGGCCCTGGTTTAAATGCGGATTTCTGTTAGGATTTAACAAACAGGCGGTAGTGGTTAAAATTGTGCTTTTACCATTAAAATCAACAGAACCACCTTCCATAACAATACCCGGATGATAAACCGGCAAACCGTAATGGTTAGCTATTTTGGTAGGAATAACATCATCCAGATCAAACGGCGGATATTTGCCACCCCACGCATTGTAACCCCAATCTACAATAGCTTTCTGTTTGGTAACCGGATTGATCAAAAAAGCCGGACCATGATCACGACACCACGCATCGTTACTTTCAAACTCAAAAAATTCTATTTTGCTGAGGTCGGCATCTACCAATTGCAATTGCTGTTTGGCAAAAGCGGCCATGTACTCATCCTTAACATTGATGCGCACCACCTCGCCTTCCGTAAGCGCTTTTATAAACTCACAGTACTTAGGGTATATGGTAACAATCTTACCCGGCCATGATTCTTCCTTATGCGGCCAGCTTAGCCAGGTAGCCTCGTGTTTGGTCCATTCTGCAGGGAAATGATAGCCTGCTTGGGCGGGAAAGTCCGGAAGTCCGGAAGTCCGGAAGTCGGTAAGATTATTATTAGAGATTAGCATTTTTTTAACGTTATTAAGGCACTTTCGGACTTTCCGTCTTTTCCGACTTTCGGACTACTCGTCTAAAAGGCGTTTTGTTATTGGCTGATATGAATCAATTCTTCTGTCGCGTAAAAACGGCCAGTGGGTACGGTAGTAATCAGTTTTGTTCAGGTCTAACTCCTGTACAATAACTTCTTCCTGGTTGTGTGATGTTTGGTGGATAATGGTACCAAACGGATTGGCAAAAAATGAGCCGCCCCAGAACTCAACACCGGCTTCTTCTCCTACCCTGTTTACGCTCACCACATGCACGCCATTGGCAACAGCGTGACTGCGTTGTATAGTTTGCCATGCATTGTATTGTTCAACATTGGTGGCTTCATCCTGCGTGGTGGCCCAACCT
It encodes:
- a CDS encoding SDR family NAD(P)-dependent oxidoreductase, with the protein product MNNIKSALITGASAGIGLDLTKKLLAEGITVIAVTRSGEILDYSHLELTVLKGDISNEESIKSVAQQVSQMGITIDCLINNAGVGVDFDTEVPTAAALNASFATNTTGTALFTEALLPNIADGGQILFLSTIMSLLRAASADSPAYRMSKAALNMYVVMLSQRLSKRGIRVTALHPGWVQTRMGGDKAPTTIEQSVNGIYKAITENTETGKFWNVDSAGIENY
- a CDS encoding MFS transporter, which translates into the protein MKKSLFPLLLGGLAIGTTEFVMMGLLPDIAANLNISIPVAGHLISSYALGVVVGAPLLVMIGGSYPPKKILLGLMVMFTVFNTASAFAPNNLMLLIARFFAGLPHGAFFGVGAVVASRLAEPGKQAQAISVMFAGLTIANLAMVPVATWVGHNYLWRYTFGIVALIGIITLLFLYLWMPALPANRTGNARSELQIFKSTETWLIILITAIGTSGLFCWISYIAPLMTEVSGFKSANVSYILVLAGFGMVVGNIIGGRLADKFRPVIATAWLLAAMAVTLLCIFLFSGNQILSLLLTFVAGALSIALAAPIQILMINTSKGAEMLGAGITQAAFNTGNAWGAFIGGIPISMGLGFNWPSLVGMLMAILGVGFTWVLIRRSTKVAV
- a CDS encoding pirin family protein, whose product is MSNISLIIEERAASIGNFLVGRLLPFREKRMVGPFIFIDHMGPVKLNERQSFDVLPHPHIGLSTLTYLFEGSIMHRDTLGTVAEITPGAVNWMTAGKGIVHSERIPEEKHHAEQILHGLQIWVALPKELEQMDPEFFHIEAAQLPAWTSDGLQFKLIAGEAFGRKSPVPVYSKLFMIEIKSEPEQTINISNELYGEVALYILDGSVENEGHTYQPKQLLIAKDSSLCHFTMAPQSTVYIFGGEPFAEQRFIDWNFVATDKELINIAKQKWIAQEFDKIPGEENEFVPYPTINKK
- a CDS encoding OsmC family protein, yielding MTSIKASIRTELYRIELKSPTGNIVIADEPIDKGGQDKGFNPKELLAASLAACTCATVRMYADRKAWPLENVYADVELLEEDGQTKFIRKIQFTGDLDEEQRARLLVVANACPLHKILTHSIVIETTVV
- a CDS encoding lysophospholipid acyltransferase family protein produces the protein MIIKSKPLKPFFFNCGQFLIGALLKRRFNKLVIRPVDIKPGHSYILMCNHFSFLDGFLAFYLCGKVLWKPGLMRRLYIMSVKKQMEKNPWLRYCGSFSVEPGKFSMLESFDFIGEKLSEPGNLFLYFPQGNLESMHIPDIEFQDGINEVVQRVKGKCQLLWCSTVVEYFESSKPSVYFDMLDCGTVEEYNFKQLVEKVNTHHKQALQSQIRFTCKRAVTSNA
- a CDS encoding tetratricopeptide repeat protein; translation: MVYKYVLLFFLVLGLYQPAKADFTLDQNSSAAFKAIFELRFPEAKRLIAEEKRTNPDNGITVLLENYMDYFQLLMSSNKADYQKFKDRRSARLDALEDNDSNSPFYLFAQADVYIQWGVLKAKFGDYSSSVMDVNKGRKLLAKNNEKYPNFLPNQKSIAWVNLLFGAIPPNYKSLIGFFGMKGDLQAGLKQLRRLRGQLDGTPYSIYKDEVTFLIALTDIDILKRKDNYTELMGMAADMSDRSLLKNYLQGYISFKTAHVDAAVKYFSDAPQTSEYLDMPVVTYWLANAKLCRMDRDADKYFLKFISENRGDQFIKEAYLKVAYCALFKKDMDDYKSYLNMVRTKGSTADEKDKEALKEANDAMPDEDMLRARFYFDGGYYDKALAMLKGKSFNELKIVRDKTEYYYRFGRTYDALENDTAALANYLRAINMGKTTSYYYAANAALLSGLIYEQKRDLKKAEEFFRLALSMKNHEYQNSIDNQAKDGLTRIKAD
- a CDS encoding tetratricopeptide repeat-containing sensor histidine kinase produces the protein MLCSVASANSLNPATDSLKKLVSPAVKNSLKIADTITIRRITDLAHEYFESNPDSTKYYGELGVKLATKIKDPKGIADGSVQVASVEAFVGNYINAKKLYQHALKIYNKIGFAHGVFNCYTGMGSVEDYLGNYDEAIGFYNKALKIALQSRNQTDAAECYNYIGITYDNRGDYSKALDNYFKALIINIKIKDELGAADQYCNIGIIMHELELYSKALNYYKKSLDIWTRMEDTQGVGVIHENIGEVLLDQGKYKEALPHLNYARLNFNEMNDPDGISLIAYDFGLYKLRTGDIDSAITYFNRSLQSAARSKIEYNKAKAYWGLAQAFNKKKDFRAAYNYALQAENTARSIGSLNIKSSAMQQTSIALAGLKRFEEAYNKMLAYSELRGRLKHSESVQKIAFYNLEIEFAKQQKEIAAREYKKEVAYNKKLARQRQINVVGAATTIVVAVMAGIYYRGRRKQKAINVVLQQKNDEILLQQADINRQSEKLNELNLLKDRLIGVLAHDLRAPISTLRGLFNLLIDKSISNEEFITMTPTVFGKLEQTSDFLDTLLSWINSQVDSRQGAVKVFKLAELVEKELLHLSDKIQQKDVKVVVKVEAEVQAFAEPNSIRIVIHNFLTNAIKFSNRGGTIEISAGTKGARTYFCIKDNGVGISEQHLVSLFKSRVNSLPGTENETGTGMGLLFCKDLIEKYNGNIWAESKLDQGTSLCFELPG
- a CDS encoding LytR/AlgR family response regulator transcription factor, which gives rise to MTRALLIDDEPLARMVVQEYLLDFPQIEVLQECGDGFEGLKAIQQHKPDLVFLDVQMPKINGFEMLELVDDAPAVIFTTAFDEYAIKAFEAHAVDYLLKPFSKERFTKAVEKYLSQAAIAPAAPKPTENLLETASHSPQQHERIVVKTGTKVKIIPVADVLYLQADDDYVSVFTHEGSFLKNKTMSFFEQTLDPRHFVRVHRSYILSVQEITRIDPYEKDSHLAILKSGAKIPVSKTGYAKLKQVLGI